One window of the Nocardia huaxiensis genome contains the following:
- a CDS encoding acyl-CoA dehydrogenase family protein: protein MDFTRDESQDAVAEVVVSLLERESARDIALWPVIADSGLLAVPLPERFGGDDMGLLEVSAMLTELATDAVQTPALSTLGFGVLPLLAIGVPDTVAEKVFPAVAEGAVLTAALHETGAPFTVKPETVAVADGATVRVTGHKIAVPYADTARWILVPTDAGIALVDGEAPGITRTASPTSDGVPEFSLQFDQVQIPAEQLLPGGLTELHRYALAALGAVADGLLKGVIALTAEHVRTRQQFGRPLAEFQAVAQQIADVYVVSRTLHAAALSANWALAQENPTAEQRERTDDDLDVLAYTVASELPAALQKCHHLHGGIGVDVTHPLHRYYSQAKDIARWLGGESFRLDRLGARCSST from the coding sequence TTGGACTTCACCAGGGACGAGAGCCAGGACGCTGTCGCCGAGGTTGTCGTAAGTTTGCTGGAACGCGAAAGCGCGCGGGATATCGCACTGTGGCCGGTGATCGCGGACAGCGGTCTGCTGGCCGTGCCGCTACCCGAGCGCTTCGGTGGTGACGATATGGGGCTGCTGGAGGTGTCGGCCATGCTCACCGAGCTGGCCACCGACGCCGTGCAGACCCCCGCGCTGAGCACGCTCGGCTTCGGCGTGCTGCCGCTGCTGGCCATCGGCGTGCCGGATACCGTGGCGGAGAAGGTGTTTCCCGCCGTCGCGGAGGGTGCGGTGCTGACCGCCGCCCTGCACGAGACGGGCGCGCCGTTCACCGTCAAGCCGGAAACCGTGGCGGTGGCCGACGGCGCGACCGTCCGCGTCACCGGCCACAAGATCGCCGTGCCGTACGCCGACACCGCGCGCTGGATCCTGGTGCCCACTGACGCCGGCATCGCGCTGGTGGACGGTGAAGCGCCGGGCATCACCCGCACCGCGAGCCCCACCTCCGATGGCGTGCCGGAGTTTTCGCTCCAATTCGATCAGGTGCAGATCCCGGCCGAGCAGCTGCTGCCCGGCGGCCTCACCGAACTGCACCGGTACGCCCTGGCTGCCCTCGGCGCGGTGGCGGACGGTCTGCTCAAGGGCGTCATCGCCCTGACCGCCGAGCACGTCCGCACCCGGCAGCAGTTCGGCCGTCCGCTGGCCGAGTTCCAGGCCGTGGCCCAGCAGATCGCGGACGTCTACGTGGTCTCGCGCACCCTGCACGCCGCCGCCCTGTCCGCCAATTGGGCGCTCGCGCAGGAGAATCCGACCGCCGAACAGCGTGAGCGCACCGACGACGACCTCGACGTGCTCGCCTACACGGTCGCCTCGGAACTGCCCGCGGCCCTGCAGAAGTGTCACCACCTGCACGGCGGCATCGGCGTGGACGTCACGCACCCGCTGCACCGCTACTACTCACAGGCCAAGGACATCGCCCGCTGGCTGGGCGGCGAATCGTTTCGGCTGGACCGACTTGGAGCAAGATGTTCATCGACCTAA
- a CDS encoding acyl-CoA dehydrogenase family protein encodes MFIDLTPEQRQLRDELRSYFSGLVTPEEEAEMLVNRHGDAYRAVVKRMGRDGWLGVGWPKEFGGQGFGPLEQQIFYNEAVRADVPVPLVTLLTVGPALQSFGTDEQKQKFLPGILTGDVHFAIGYSEPEAGTDLAALRTTAVKDANGDWIVNGQKIFTTGAHEADYVWLAVRTGTVESRHRGITILIVDTKDPGYSWTPIITADGAHHTNATYFDNVRVPANMIVGEENGGWKLITTQLNHERVSLGPSGKIEQLYERVREWAQRQGVLGEADVRRSLGRLHAMVRLNELLNWQVASNMERPDAAPADVIADASATKVYSTEAVQEAGRLAEEIVGRFGDPAAPETAELLTWLDRRTKQNLVVTFGGGVNEVMRELIAQMGLSLPRVPR; translated from the coding sequence ATGTTCATCGACCTAACCCCTGAGCAGCGTCAGCTCCGGGACGAATTGCGTTCGTACTTCAGCGGTCTCGTGACTCCCGAGGAGGAGGCCGAGATGCTGGTGAACCGGCACGGCGACGCCTACCGCGCGGTGGTCAAGCGCATGGGCCGGGACGGCTGGCTCGGCGTGGGCTGGCCGAAGGAGTTCGGCGGCCAGGGTTTCGGGCCGCTGGAACAGCAGATCTTCTACAACGAGGCCGTCCGCGCGGATGTGCCGGTGCCGCTGGTCACGCTGCTGACCGTCGGCCCGGCACTGCAATCCTTCGGCACCGATGAGCAGAAGCAGAAGTTCCTGCCCGGAATCCTCACCGGCGACGTGCATTTCGCCATCGGCTACTCCGAACCCGAGGCGGGCACCGACCTCGCGGCGTTGCGCACCACCGCGGTCAAGGATGCCAATGGCGACTGGATCGTCAACGGGCAGAAGATCTTCACCACCGGCGCGCACGAGGCCGACTACGTCTGGCTGGCCGTGCGCACCGGCACCGTCGAGTCGCGGCACCGCGGCATCACGATCCTCATCGTGGACACCAAGGATCCGGGCTACTCCTGGACCCCGATCATCACCGCCGACGGCGCGCACCACACCAATGCCACCTACTTCGACAATGTCCGCGTCCCCGCGAACATGATCGTCGGCGAGGAGAACGGCGGCTGGAAGCTCATCACCACCCAGCTCAATCACGAGCGGGTGAGCCTGGGCCCGTCCGGCAAGATTGAGCAGCTCTACGAGCGGGTGCGCGAATGGGCGCAGCGCCAGGGCGTTCTGGGGGAGGCCGACGTGCGCCGCTCGCTGGGCCGCCTGCACGCCATGGTGCGGCTCAACGAGCTGCTCAACTGGCAGGTCGCCTCGAATATGGAGCGCCCCGACGCCGCCCCGGCCGATGTGATCGCCGACGCCTCCGCCACCAAGGTGTACTCCACCGAGGCGGTGCAGGAGGCCGGTCGCCTGGCCGAGGAGATCGTGGGCCGCTTCGGTGATCCCGCCGCCCCCGAGACCGCCGAACTGCTGACCTGGCTGGACCGGCGCACCAAGCAGAACCTGGTGGTCACCTTCGGCGGCGGCGTGAACGAAGTCATGCGCGAGCTGATCGCCCAGATGGGCCTGTCGCTGCCGCGAGTTCCCAGATAA
- a CDS encoding bifunctional MaoC family dehydratase N-terminal/OB-fold nucleic acid binding domain-containing protein, whose translation MKAAGESAPRAGRDPVNQPMINNWVEALGDTNPIYVDEEAAKAAGHPGIVAPPAMAQVWTMLGLNGVRADDDPMTLTNKLFDEAGFTSVVATNCEQIYHRYLQIGEQVTVRSSIEELVGPKKTGLGEGWFTTYRTNWYVGEELVTEMLFRMLKFAPGTGAQAPATEQPKSEDLAKRVRPTTSRDTDFFWEGTKLGELRIQSMPDGTLRHPPVPALWKDKSEQTEYVVASGRGTVFSFVVHHAPKVPGRQLPYVVALVELEEGVRMLGELRGIDPSEVEIGLTVEAGFEQLDDDNTVPYWKAIR comes from the coding sequence ATGAAGGCGGCGGGGGAGTCCGCGCCGCGCGCCGGACGCGATCCGGTCAACCAGCCGATGATCAACAACTGGGTCGAGGCTCTCGGCGACACCAACCCCATCTACGTGGACGAGGAAGCGGCCAAGGCCGCCGGGCATCCCGGCATCGTCGCGCCGCCCGCCATGGCGCAGGTGTGGACCATGCTGGGGCTCAACGGCGTTCGCGCGGACGACGACCCGATGACGCTCACCAACAAGCTGTTCGACGAGGCCGGTTTCACCTCGGTGGTGGCCACCAACTGCGAGCAGATCTATCACCGCTATCTGCAGATCGGTGAGCAGGTCACGGTGCGCTCCAGCATCGAGGAACTGGTGGGGCCCAAGAAGACCGGGCTCGGCGAGGGCTGGTTCACCACCTACCGTACGAACTGGTACGTGGGGGAGGAGCTGGTCACCGAAATGCTCTTCCGCATGCTGAAATTCGCGCCCGGCACCGGTGCGCAGGCCCCCGCGACCGAGCAGCCGAAGTCTGAGGATCTCGCCAAGCGCGTTCGCCCCACCACTTCCCGGGACACTGACTTCTTCTGGGAGGGAACAAAACTCGGCGAGCTCCGGATTCAGAGTATGCCGGATGGGACGCTCCGGCATCCCCCGGTTCCCGCATTGTGGAAGGACAAGTCGGAGCAGACGGAGTACGTCGTGGCCTCCGGGCGCGGCACCGTCTTCAGCTTCGTGGTTCACCACGCGCCCAAGGTGCCGGGCCGGCAGCTGCCCTACGTGGTCGCACTGGTCGAGCTCGAGGAAGGCGTGCGCATGCTCGGCGAGCTGCGCGGCATCGACCCCTCCGAGGTCGAGATCGGGCTCACGGTGGAAGCCGGTTTCGAGCAGCTCGACGATGACAACACCGTCCCGTACTGGAAGGCCATCCGATGA
- a CDS encoding MaoC family dehydratase, which yields MTATIEPAAVTVGTVLPELAIHADTTFVVSTALATRDFQDVHHDPDKAVQRGSKTIFVNILTDTGLVQRYVTDWAGPKAIVKSISLRLGVPLYAGDTLTLSGTVAAVDGEDITIDVVGKDSLGAHITAKAVISLQEARS from the coding sequence ATGACAGCCACCATCGAACCGGCCGCCGTGACGGTCGGAACGGTCCTGCCGGAGTTGGCGATTCACGCCGACACCACCTTCGTGGTCAGCACCGCGCTGGCGACCCGCGACTTCCAGGACGTGCACCACGACCCGGACAAGGCGGTCCAGCGCGGTTCCAAGACCATCTTCGTCAATATCCTCACCGACACCGGCCTGGTGCAGCGCTATGTCACCGACTGGGCGGGGCCGAAGGCCATCGTGAAGTCGATCTCGCTGCGCCTGGGCGTGCCGCTGTACGCGGGTGACACCCTCACCCTGTCCGGAACGGTCGCGGCCGTCGACGGCGAGGACATCACCATCGACGTGGTCGGCAAGGACAGCCTCGGCGCCCACATCACGGCGAAAGCCGTTATCTCGCTGCAGGAGGCACGCTCGTGA
- a CDS encoding lipid-transfer protein gives MTGLSGRAAIVGIGATDFSKDSGRSELRLAAEAVTAALADAGLTPADVDGLTTFTMDTNTQAAVARAAGIPSLKFFSNIPFGGGAAAATVQQAAMAVATGVADVVVAYRAFNERSGNRFGQFATHLATGNPTSSGVDNAFSYTHGLGTPAAQVAMVARRYMHVSGATSADFGRVAVADRKHAAVNPAAHFYGKPITLEEHQSSRWIAEPLHLLDCCQETDGGVAIVVTSAERARDLPNKPAVIRGAAQGSGADQYVMTSYYRDAMTGLPEMGLVGDQLWAQSGLGPQDMQAAILYDHFTPFVLMQLEELGFCGRGEAKDFVKDGAIELGGRLPLNTHGGQLGEAYIHGMNGIAEGVRQIRGASVNQVAGLENIVVTAGTGVPTSGLVLSAN, from the coding sequence GTGACGGGTTTGAGCGGGCGCGCCGCCATTGTCGGCATCGGCGCGACAGACTTCTCGAAGGACTCCGGCCGCAGCGAATTGCGGCTGGCGGCGGAGGCGGTCACCGCGGCACTCGCCGACGCGGGCCTGACCCCCGCCGACGTGGACGGCCTGACCACCTTCACCATGGACACGAACACCCAGGCCGCCGTGGCTCGCGCCGCGGGCATCCCGAGCCTGAAGTTCTTCTCCAACATCCCCTTCGGCGGCGGCGCGGCGGCGGCCACCGTCCAGCAGGCCGCCATGGCCGTGGCCACCGGCGTCGCGGATGTCGTTGTGGCATACCGGGCCTTCAACGAACGCTCCGGAAACCGCTTCGGCCAGTTCGCAACCCACCTGGCCACCGGCAACCCGACCTCCTCGGGCGTCGACAATGCCTTCTCCTACACCCACGGCCTGGGCACCCCCGCCGCTCAGGTGGCCATGGTGGCGCGCCGCTACATGCACGTATCCGGCGCCACCAGTGCGGATTTCGGCCGCGTGGCCGTGGCCGACCGCAAGCACGCCGCCGTGAACCCGGCCGCCCACTTCTACGGCAAGCCCATCACGCTGGAGGAACACCAGTCCTCCCGCTGGATCGCCGAACCCCTGCACCTGCTGGACTGCTGCCAGGAGACCGACGGCGGCGTCGCCATCGTGGTGACGAGTGCCGAACGGGCCAGGGACCTTCCGAACAAGCCCGCCGTGATCCGCGGCGCCGCACAGGGTTCCGGCGCCGACCAGTACGTCATGACCAGCTACTACCGCGACGCCATGACCGGTCTCCCGGAGATGGGTCTGGTGGGCGACCAGCTGTGGGCGCAGAGCGGATTGGGCCCGCAGGACATGCAGGCCGCCATCCTCTACGACCACTTCACCCCCTTCGTCCTCATGCAGCTGGAGGAGCTCGGCTTCTGCGGTCGCGGTGAGGCCAAGGACTTCGTCAAGGACGGGGCCATCGAACTCGGCGGCCGGCTCCCGCTCAACACCCACGGCGGCCAGCTCGGCGAGGCGTACATCCACGGCATGAACGGCATTGCCGAAGGCGTGCGCCAGATCCGCGGCGCCTCGGTCAATCAGGTCGCGGGGCTGGAGAACATCGTGGTCACCGCCGGCACCGGCGTCCCCACCTCCGGCCTGGTGCTCAGCGCCAACTGA
- a CDS encoding TetR/AcrR family transcriptional regulator, whose product MTASTLDRRTLIVESAIDLIAAQGLRALTHRALDTALGLPAGSTSYYFRTKRALVEAIVDRIATRSRADFEAGNLEAPATVDPDALAQGIAVWLDRLLAQRRNHLIVRHALIVDLLGDAELHAKLIGCLFSLERATGLFRLLDAREPGRAAADFIAVLEGVVFDRFAGIRSGLTPGTPASVAQLTGVVAIQLNAAG is encoded by the coding sequence GTGACCGCTTCCACACTCGACCGGCGCACCCTGATCGTCGAGAGCGCCATCGATCTCATTGCCGCCCAGGGACTTCGGGCGCTGACCCACCGCGCCCTGGACACCGCCCTGGGGCTGCCCGCGGGCTCGACGTCGTATTACTTCCGCACCAAGCGGGCGCTCGTGGAGGCCATCGTCGACCGCATCGCCACCCGCTCCCGCGCCGACTTCGAGGCCGGGAACCTCGAGGCGCCCGCCACCGTCGATCCGGACGCCCTGGCGCAGGGCATCGCTGTCTGGCTGGATCGGCTACTGGCGCAACGCCGCAACCATCTGATCGTGCGACATGCCCTCATCGTCGACCTGCTGGGTGATGCGGAACTGCACGCGAAACTCATCGGCTGCCTGTTCTCGCTGGAACGAGCCACCGGGCTGTTCCGGCTGCTGGACGCACGCGAACCCGGCCGGGCCGCAGCCGATTTCATCGCGGTCCTGGAAGGGGTGGTCTTCGATCGCTTCGCCGGAATCCGCAGCGGGCTCACCCCGGGAACGCCCGCCAGCGTCGCGCAGCTGACGGGCGTTGTCGCGATTCAGCTCAATGCCGCTGGATGA
- the zapE gene encoding cell division protein ZapE has translation MDTQAVVLDADQQIAAERLAGIATRVGRRWRRPRGLYLWGGPGRGKTMLMDRFYASVSSKHKRRYHFHSFFAQLNAAIHEHGTLDKAADGLLGGVDLVCFDEFHVHDSGDARLVERLLEHLFARHITLVVTSNYPPAQLLPNPLFHHMFEPTIERILEHLDVVSVNGPQDYRRLGGKHTGFAAGEYIVGESPVTGRAQVPVAHRLMNARVAENGALTVDFAELCGIPVSAADFLELAREYDHWTVCDVPELSTVSPDWVMRFVNLVDVLYDADYPLSIYAAVPLAELGGESARVPDLYRTVSRLSELVSSESERVG, from the coding sequence ATGGATACGCAGGCTGTGGTGCTGGACGCCGATCAGCAGATCGCGGCGGAGCGGCTGGCGGGCATCGCCACCCGCGTCGGCAGGCGGTGGCGGCGTCCACGTGGGCTCTATCTGTGGGGTGGCCCGGGCCGGGGCAAGACAATGCTGATGGATCGCTTCTATGCCTCGGTGTCGTCGAAGCACAAGCGCCGCTACCACTTCCACAGCTTCTTCGCGCAGCTGAACGCGGCCATTCACGAGCACGGCACCCTCGACAAGGCCGCCGATGGCCTGCTCGGCGGGGTCGATCTGGTGTGCTTCGACGAATTCCACGTGCACGACTCCGGGGATGCCCGGCTGGTGGAGCGGCTGCTCGAGCACCTGTTCGCGCGGCACATCACCCTGGTGGTGACCTCGAACTACCCGCCCGCCCAGCTGCTGCCGAACCCGCTGTTCCACCACATGTTCGAGCCGACCATCGAGCGCATCCTCGAGCATCTGGATGTGGTGTCGGTGAATGGCCCGCAGGACTACCGCCGGCTCGGCGGCAAGCACACCGGTTTCGCGGCCGGGGAGTACATCGTGGGGGAGTCTCCGGTGACCGGTCGCGCGCAGGTGCCGGTCGCGCATCGGCTCATGAACGCCCGGGTCGCGGAGAACGGCGCGCTGACGGTCGATTTCGCGGAGCTGTGCGGAATCCCGGTGTCGGCGGCCGATTTCCTGGAGCTGGCTCGCGAGTACGACCACTGGACCGTCTGCGACGTGCCCGAGCTGTCCACCGTCTCGCCGGACTGGGTGATGCGTTTCGTGAATCTGGTCGACGTGCTCTACGACGCCGACTACCCGCTGTCGATCTACGCGGCGGTTCCACTGGCCGAACTCGGCGGCGAAAGTGCCCGGGTCCCAGACCTGTACCGAACGGTCAGTCGGCTCTCCGAGCTCGTGTCGAGCGAGTCCGAGCGTGTCGGGTAG